TTGTCGAGCGGCATCGCCATCTGATGGACGTCTGGACGACGAAACGCACGGTCGCGATCCCACCGCACGGGCGAGTCGACTGGACCGGCTACGCCGGGACGTACGAGCTGACGATCGAAGGCATGTCCTCGCCGCGATGGTCCGTCCAGCTACCAGCCGTCGAGCACGTGACCGCCGACCTCACACCCACAGTCAACGAGTCGACCTCAAGCACGATCGAGTGACAAGCGTCGAAAGCCGCCTGAGCGACGTTGGAACGAGGATGCTCTGTCAACGAATTCGTGGGTCTGCAGGTTGCCCGCCTCGTCTTCGACCGTCAGGACATGGCCGGGCAGGTGCTCGGCGTGGATGGTGTCGCTGGAGCTGTCGCTGTCGCGCTCTGGATCACGAAGGACGTCCTCGATCACGAGACGCGTCGACCGCTGCTGCAGCCGGATCAAGGGCCCCTTTTTCTGCGTCTTCCAGACACGGGCGTCGCTAACGCGGATGTCGTCGCAGTCACCGACGCCGTTCGCGTACTTGGGATCCTGGGCGTCAAAAACCTGAACCCGGCAGCCGCGGGCTCCGTCCATGTTGACCATCGCTTCGCGACAGCCACCGCGAATTCCGCTGATCTGGAGGCGTTCGACACGGCTGTCGGTCGAGAGAATCCGCACGAACGAGTGACAGTCGTCCGCCTGGAGATCGTGGACGACGATGTCTCGCTGGTAGCCGTTGAGCTTGCCATGGCATTCGATTCGCCCGAGCGCGTCGTCAGCGTTGAGGGCGACCAGGTCGTCATTCGGTGCCTTGCGACCCTGGCCGGTGATGTATGCGATGACGCCGCGCTGGCAAAACCCGCCGAGGTGGATGCCGTCGTTG
The DNA window shown above is from Planctomycetota bacterium and carries:
- a CDS encoding endopolygalacturonase gives rise to the protein MATTDLARVSNGHDDAAAVLQAALDKGGHVRVPMGVYKVGRTLRIRSNTRLDVHPEARLLLGDGVGKTTDDFLLTNANHDAGDENIEIRGGIWDGNNRNNPRSKAAEADPLSDPGGYSGVLVNFRNVRRLTFGHCRLCDSESYHFRATQLGDFLIRHVKIDTTNPRPNNDGIHLGGFCQRGVIAYITGQGRKAPNDDLVALNADDALGRIECHGKLNGYQRDIVVHDLQADDCHSFVRILSTDSRVERLQISGIRGGCREAMVNMDGARGCRVQVFDAQDPKYANGVGDCDDIRVSDARVWKTQKKGPLIRLQQRSTRLVIEDVLRDPERDSDSSSDTIHAEHLPGHVLTVEDEAGNLQTHEFVDRASSFQRRSGGFRRLSLDRA